A genomic window from Solanum stenotomum isolate F172 chromosome 10, ASM1918654v1, whole genome shotgun sequence includes:
- the LOC125841549 gene encoding uncharacterized protein LOC125841549: protein MSNLSKLEFVALDISEKNYLSWVLDAEIHLTAKGLGDSIIEGNKVLSQDKAKAMIFLCQHLDENLKVEYLIVKDSLELWVSLKGKYDHLKATHNDLLMKNHVARLVGSSPLPEAHGQSEIRQSNRGHDNVCGRGKGKRRYNNRRGGGYNKRENNIGSQNNPSKGKGDHCHRCGLKGHWKNECRVPEHFVRLYQNSFKRKGNKGGASSSNARVESHLTLKDDAQAGSSKKYDENIEASLALKDDVIDELNNITHLEAEKTSLRITIED from the exons atgTCGAATTTGTCAAAGCTTGAATTTGTGGCACTTGACATTTCTGAAAAAAACTATTTGTCATGGGTACTTGATGCTGAAATTCACCTTACCGCTAAGGGTCTTGGTGATAGTATAATCGAAGGAAATAAAGTATTAAGTCAGGATAAAGCGAAAGCTATGATTTTTCTTTGTCAGCATCTTGATGAAAACCTGAAGGTTGAATACTTAATAGTGAAAGATTCACTTGAATTGTGGGTAAGTTTGAAAGGGAAGTATGACCACCTCAAGGCAACG CATAATGatcttttaatgaaaaatcatgtAGCTCGTCTCGTTGGAAGTTCTCCATTACCGGAGGCACACGGCCAGTCTGAAATAAGACAAAGTAATCGGGGCCATGATAATGTGTGTGGGCGTGGCAAAGGCAAAAGACGATATAATAATCGTCGAGGTGGCGGTTATAACAAAAGGGAGAACAATATAGGTTCTCAAAATAATCCGTCAAAAGGAAAGGGCGATCACTGTCATCGTTGTGGCCTTAAAGGTCACTGGAAAAATGAATGTCGGGTACCTGAGCATTTTGTCAGGCTTTATCAAAATTCCTttaaaaggaaaggaaataaAGGTGGTGCCTCCTCTTCTAATGCCCGAGTAGAGTCACATTTGACTCTCAAAGATGATGCTCAGGCAGGGTCttctaaaaaatatgatgagAATATTGAGGCAAGTTTAGCATTGAAAGATGATGTTATTGATGAGCTCAATAATATTACTCATTTGGAAGCTGAAAAGACTTCTTTGAGGATCACAATTGAAGATTGA
- the LOC125841874 gene encoding uncharacterized protein LOC125841874: protein MCPPQSPNSSRDQVRPLAPSSHRIHIKNEEGVNYTCTSSIELSKKQRRRRRCIKCCGCCGITTIIIGIVILILALTIFKVKDPTIRMNSIRFEGLSSLTSSSNLQTNMNITVSADMSIKNPNAVSFKFKPATASLIYSDRIIAEAMLPRGSARARRTFSMNVKVMVMVEKLIVIPRLTSDLIAGELPVSMSTNINGKVNLGVIKKSVDIRMNCNMVVDLQRQDVKDIDCERKVSL from the coding sequence atgtgtccaCCACAATCTCCAAATTCATCTAGAGATCAAGTTCGTCCTTTGGCACCTTCATCTCATCGTATACACATCAAAAATGAAGAAGGTGTTAATTACACGTGTACATCCAGTATAGAGTTATCAAAGAAGCAACGTCGTAGGAGGAGGTGTATAAAATGTTGTGGTTGTTGTGGTATCACAACGATAATCATAGGTATCGTTATCTTGATCCTCGCGCTCACGATTTTCAAGGTGAAAGATCCAACGATAAGGATGAACTCGATCCGATTCGAGGGGTTGAGTTCCCTTACTAGTAGTTCCAATCTTCAAACCAATATGAATATTACAGTTTCTGCTGATATGTCTATTAAAAATCCTAACGCGGTGTCGTTTAAGTTTAAGCCTGCGACTGCTAGTTTGATTTATAGCGATAGAATCATCGCGGAAGCCATGCTTCCACGAGGGTCTGCTAGGGCTCGACGGACGTTTAGTATGAACGTGAAAGTCATGGTTATGGTTGAAAAATTAATCGTGATTCCTCGATTAACGAGTGATTTGATAGCAGGGGAATTGCCGGTAAGTATGTCCACAAATATTAATGGAAAGGTTAATTTAGGTGTGATTAAGAAGAGTGTTGATATAAGGATGAATTGTAATATGGTGGTAGATTTACAAAGGCAAGATGTTAAGGATATTGATTGTGAGAGGAAAGTTTCTCTTTAG